The Cellulophaga sp. RHA19 genome includes the window AGCCAAACGCTGAAAAATAAAGTAATAAATACCAGGTACAGATACGTTTTCTGCTGGTAGCTTTACAGTTATAGACGATAAATTTTCGGCCTTTTGCGTACACCTTTCGTGCTTAAACAACTCTTCAACCGTCTTATCTAATGTATTGTTTACAACTATATTTAGCTCATTTACTCCTCTAGAAGATGTGTAAAAAACATCTTTATTTTTATTAACCTCTTTTAATAAATTAGTTTGATTATCAAGAATAGAATCAGATAATAAAAAAGTAAAATCTGTTAAAGAAGACCTTACAGTAATTTCACCTATATTTTTAAGAACCTTTACAATTTTGTGAGTAGCTCTAAACTCTAAATCATCAGATAATCGTTTTAAGGCCATAACAATGGCTCCGTTTCTAATATCTTTCCCTAACTCAGACTCTATTTCTGGTTTAATAATTCTAGATAAGGAAGTTAAATTAATAATACTCTGTGCTAAAGCACTTTGTAGAAAGGGTTTCTTTTTAATATACTCTTCTACTACTGATGATATTGTTTTCATCTTGTTATTGGGGTTTGGTTGTTTGCTCTTAATCTGGTTAAAAAACTATTCTTATTAGACTTATTTAGAATAAAAAATGTCTTTTGAAAGTTCAAAAATAACAAATTGTTTTAAATGTAACAATTGCAATGTAATAAAAATTGGTGTCTCTTTTTTTAAAAATGATAAAAAGCGTCGGTTAAATGCTCAATTTTTAAATTATCTTCATTTTTTAAGATTGTGATAATATCAAATCTAACATCTACATCTAAATCATTATCAGACACATAATGATCTGCTGCCATAACAAGAAGTTTTATTTTTTTTGCTGTTACAGTATCGGCAATGTTCTGCAACGCATCACTACTTCTAGATTTTACCTCTATAATTGCCAAAGTGTCTTTTTGCTGAGCAATAATATCAACCTCAGCTTTTAGATAGCGGTAATTAAGATGTTTAATAGTGTACCCATTGTCTCTTAAAAACTGTACAGCAAGCTTTTCTCCTTCTTTACCAAACTGATTGTGATCTCCCAAAATTTAAATTTAACATACAAATTAGTGTATTTTACCGAAAAAAAAAGCTTTTCATCATCTAAAACTTTCTGTTTTACGTAACTAATAAAGTGAGCGTGTTAACTTTTTTAACTAATTATATACTCATTTGTATATTTTAACGTTAAAAGTAAACACGTGACCTAATAACCAAACAATACAAATGCAACAATAATTATGGCATATTTTGTGAATTGCAATACTGCATCGCTAAACCCCATAGGTGGTAATTTAGATAAAAACAAGGCAGAACACCTTTACAGACGATTAGGTTTTAGTGCCTCTGTAGATACTATAAATGCTGCCATTGGACAACCAGTTTCTTCATATATAGATAACTTAATAGCTGAAGCAGTTAGTATGCCTGAAATTGCAGCACCAGAATGGGCAAACTGGACAGGTGCAGATTACCCAGAAGATAGCGATTTAAGAAATCCTATATTAAATCAGCAAAAAGACGATTTTTATAATTTATACATAACAGGTTTAATAAATAATAACCTTAGAGACCGCTTAAGTTTCTTTTGGAGCAACCATTTTGTTACTGAATACAGAAACTATAGAGCCGCCCCTTTATTATATCGTTATGTAGATTGCCTACAACGTAATTCTATTGGCAACTTTAAAACATTTGTTAGCGAAATAGGTTTAACAGATGCAATGTTGTACTATCTAGATGGCGTATTTAATAATGGTAATAACCCTAATGAAAATTACGCTCGTGAATTATATGAACTTTTTACTTTAGGTGAAGGTAATAATTACACCGAAGAAGATATTATAGAAACAGCAAGAGCTCTTACTGGATATGTAGAAAGGGGTGAGGAAAGTTATACTCCAGTTACATTTGACCCAGAAAAACATGATGCAGAAAGTAAAACAATATTTGGGCAAACTGCTAATTTTGATTATGATGGTGTTATAGATAACTTGTTTACACAAAGACCCAATGAGATTAGTTGGTTTATTTGTAAAAAACTATACGAGTTTTTTATACATCCAGACTCAGATGACACCTCTGGCAGTAATGCTGAAGAAATAATACAAGGTTTAGCTGCAACGTTTAGAGCTAATGATTTTGAATTAGCACCAGTACTCTCTCAACTTTTTAAAAGTGAACACTTTTTTGACGAAGAAGCTTTAGGTGTAATTATTAAGAGTCCGTTTGATATTTATATTAATTTGATAAACGAGACCCAATTCTCATACGATGACGATACAATTGCAAGTGTTGAAAATATTTGCAGATTAATAGGTCAAGAGTTATTTAACCCACCCGGAGTAGAAGGCTGGTACAGAGATAGAACATGGATTAACACCAATTTTATGATTGGTCGTTGGTTATCCTCAGAATTATTTTTACAAAACGCATGGAATGCTAACCCAGAGCAATTTAGAGACTTTGCAGTGTCTGTAACTCCAAACGCATCTACAGAAAGTAATCCTGATGTTGTAACTCAGGCTATTTTAGACAAACTATTACCTAAAGGTATAGCTGCAGACGAACAACAAAATGTCTATGATGTTTTTAGAGATGATGCTTTAGTACAATATTACGCAGCACCTGATGGCGATGGATCTTGGAGTCTTTATTACCCAGGAGCAGATGTTCAGGTATACCAACTACTACTACACATTATTAGACAACCAGAATTTCAATTAAAATAACCACTTACTATGTGCGATACAAATTCTAAAGTACAACATGCAGACAAAGAGGCTCATGACTTAGAGCATAAAAAATGGAACAGACGTTCTTTTTTACAAGCTATGGGTATGGTTGGTTCTGGATCTATGCTACTAGGTAGTAATGTACTTAATGCTTCGGCTACATCACCTTTAGCTACTGCTATAGCTGATGCAGAAGCAGACGGAAAAATATTAATATTAATTAGACTTGCAGGTGGTAATGATGGTTTAAGTACCGTTATACCTATAGAGCAATATGACACATATGCTAACGCAAGACCAAACATATATATACCAGAAAGTAAAGTATTAAAATTAACTGATAATTTTGGAGTTCCTTCTTATATGGCGCCTTTAGAGCGTATGTGGGGAGAAGGTCAATTTAAGGCTGTACACGGCGTTGGTTATGAAGGGCAAAGTCTTTCTCACTTTACAGGGTCAGATATTTTTGCAAATACAGATTTAAATACTACTGGATTTACAGGAACAAGAACTGGTTGGATGGGTAGACACTTTGAAGAGTGTTTTCCTGATTATCTTATGAGTCCACCACCTGCACCAGCAGCTATACAAATAGGACAATACGGAAGCTTGGTATTTGAAGGTGAAGAAACAAATTATGCCTTTGTAACTAGTAATATTAATCAATTAGAGAAAATTGCAGAAACAGGTGATAATTTTGCCTTAGATCCAGCTCTTTTTGATGGTTGTATGTATGACGATCAACTTAAGTTTTTAAGAGGCGTTGCAAATACAACTTATGAGTATTCTGGAACAATACACGAGGCTTACAAACGTGGTGAAGCCTTAGGTTGTAGCATAGAATACCAAGACAATAGTTTTGCTAAACAATTAGCTGTACTAGCTAAACTTATTAAAGGAAATTTAGGTACAAAAGTATATATGATTTCTATGGGTGGTTTTGACACGCACGGTAATCAACCATTAGCACATGAACGACTAATGACCAACTTATCTGTTGCAGTAAGCGATTTTTATCAAGACTTAGCCTGTACAGATCAAGATGATAAGGTTTTAAGTATGACCTTCTCTGAGTTTGGACGTAGAATATATGAAAACGGATCTAACGGTACAGATCACGGTAAAGCTAGTCCTACTCTATTTTTTGGATCAGGATTAAACGGTAGTGCTTTTGTTGGTGATCATCCTTCATTAGAAGATCCTAATGAAAGAGGAAACTTAGAGTACACAATGGACTTTAGAGACCTTTACGGTACTGTTTTAGCAGAATGGCTATGTGTACCAAGAAATTTAGTAGAACAACATCTTTTAGGTCGTCCTTACGTACCTGTAAACTTAGGTTTTAATTGTAGCGGAGAAGATTTTCCAGATATTGCTATAGATGATGAAAATCCTGTTTTACCAGGACCTGGAGATGGTGGCACTGACCCTACTGACCCAACAGAACCTGAACCAATACCAGAAAATGTTATTGTACATAAACCATATTACCCAACAAAAGGAAACCCTTCTATACATTTAGAAATGCCTTTTACTGCACACGTAGACATACAGTTATATAATATTTTAGGTCAAAACTTAGGAACAGTGTACAACGCTATGACTACAGAAGGAGATCAAGAAATTAACATAAGAGAACGCATACCTGTAAACCTTGCTACTGGTAAATATATTTACAGAATAAGTGTTCAAAATCAGAAAATGAGCAAATCTGTAATGGTATCTTAATCAGTTTACATTACAATTAATTGTTACTCAAAAGCACCTATTATTTTAATTTTA containing:
- a CDS encoding YraN family protein yields the protein MGDHNQFGKEGEKLAVQFLRDNGYTIKHLNYRYLKAEVDIIAQQKDTLAIIEVKSRSSDALQNIADTVTAKKIKLLVMAADHYVSDNDLDVDVRFDIITILKNEDNLKIEHLTDAFYHF
- a CDS encoding DUF1501 domain-containing protein, with protein sequence MCDTNSKVQHADKEAHDLEHKKWNRRSFLQAMGMVGSGSMLLGSNVLNASATSPLATAIADAEADGKILILIRLAGGNDGLSTVIPIEQYDTYANARPNIYIPESKVLKLTDNFGVPSYMAPLERMWGEGQFKAVHGVGYEGQSLSHFTGSDIFANTDLNTTGFTGTRTGWMGRHFEECFPDYLMSPPPAPAAIQIGQYGSLVFEGEETNYAFVTSNINQLEKIAETGDNFALDPALFDGCMYDDQLKFLRGVANTTYEYSGTIHEAYKRGEALGCSIEYQDNSFAKQLAVLAKLIKGNLGTKVYMISMGGFDTHGNQPLAHERLMTNLSVAVSDFYQDLACTDQDDKVLSMTFSEFGRRIYENGSNGTDHGKASPTLFFGSGLNGSAFVGDHPSLEDPNERGNLEYTMDFRDLYGTVLAEWLCVPRNLVEQHLLGRPYVPVNLGFNCSGEDFPDIAIDDENPVLPGPGDGGTDPTDPTEPEPIPENVIVHKPYYPTKGNPSIHLEMPFTAHVDIQLYNILGQNLGTVYNAMTTEGDQEINIRERIPVNLATGKYIYRISVQNQKMSKSVMVS
- a CDS encoding DUF1800 domain-containing protein, whose amino-acid sequence is MAYFVNCNTASLNPIGGNLDKNKAEHLYRRLGFSASVDTINAAIGQPVSSYIDNLIAEAVSMPEIAAPEWANWTGADYPEDSDLRNPILNQQKDDFYNLYITGLINNNLRDRLSFFWSNHFVTEYRNYRAAPLLYRYVDCLQRNSIGNFKTFVSEIGLTDAMLYYLDGVFNNGNNPNENYARELYELFTLGEGNNYTEEDIIETARALTGYVERGEESYTPVTFDPEKHDAESKTIFGQTANFDYDGVIDNLFTQRPNEISWFICKKLYEFFIHPDSDDTSGSNAEEIIQGLAATFRANDFELAPVLSQLFKSEHFFDEEALGVIIKSPFDIYINLINETQFSYDDDTIASVENICRLIGQELFNPPGVEGWYRDRTWINTNFMIGRWLSSELFLQNAWNANPEQFRDFAVSVTPNASTESNPDVVTQAILDKLLPKGIAADEQQNVYDVFRDDALVQYYAAPDGDGSWSLYYPGADVQVYQLLLHIIRQPEFQLK